A single region of the Fusarium fujikuroi IMI 58289 draft genome, chromosome FFUJ_chr05 genome encodes:
- a CDS encoding related to rasp f 7 allergen, translating into MKSFTLASAFFAAAAVAQPHANPHGNHHRRHHQNEKRSVVTEVEWVTEIEYVTKMVDATTTVWVRPEAEPTTAPQPETTQAAPKKVAPKKEKKPAPPPAPTTTLVTSVYTPPPAPKPTTEAEAAAEPTSQYVAPVEPTTQAPAPQPTTQAPKPVVSAPKKEAEPETEVAPVQQEKAAKPASGGSSSGGSDTKHGEFTYYDIGQGACGENDTGKDDSINIVALSHLLMGPLSNNNPMCGKTITIKANGKTCQATVADKCTSCDINDIDVSRKVYEEIWGSLDSGRTEVEWWFN; encoded by the coding sequence ATGAAGTCTTTCACTCTTGCTTCCGCCTTCTTCGCCGCTGCGGCTGTTGCTCAGCCCCATGCCAACCCTCATGGAAACCACCACCGCCGTCACCACCAGAACGAGAAGCGCTCTGTTGTCACTGAGGTTGAGTGGGTGACTGAGATCGAGTACGTTACCAAGATGGTCGACGCTACCACCACCGTCTGGGTCCGACCTGAGGCCGAGCCTACTACTGCTCCTCAGCCCGAGACAACTCAGGCCGCCCCCAAGAAGGTTGCccccaagaaggaaaagaagcctgctcctcctcctgcccCTACCACTACTCTGGTCACCAGCGTCTacactcctcctcctgctcctaAGCCCACCACTGAggccgaggctgctgctgagcctACCTCTCAGTATGTCGCTCCCGTCGAGCCCACCACCCAGGCTCCTGCCCCTCAGCCCACCACTCAGGCCCCCAAGCCTGTTGTCTCAGcccccaagaaggaggccgagCCCGAGACTGAGGTTGCTCCCGTTCAGCAGGAGAAAGCTGCCAAGCCTGCCTCCGGTGGTAGCTCCTCCGGCGGTTCTGACACCAAGCACGGTGAGTTCACCTACTATGATATTGGTCAAGGTGCTTGCGGTGAGAACGACACTGGCAAGGATGACTCGATCAACATTGTCGCTCTCTCCCACCTCCTGATGGGCCCGCTCTCCAACAACAATCCCATGTGCGGCAAGACCATCACCATTAAGGCCAACGGCAAGACCTGCCAGGCTACCGTCGCCGATAAGTGTACGAGCTGCGATATCAACGACATCGATGTCAGCCGAAAGGTCTACGAGGAGATCTGGGGCAGCCTCGACTCTGGCCGCACCGAGGTCGAGTGGTGGTTCAACTAA